In the Aquificaceae bacterium genome, one interval contains:
- a CDS encoding YifB family Mg chelatase-like AAA ATPase yields MFCRIKSGGVLGIDGYEVDVEVDISNGLPQFSIVGLADKAINEARDRVRSALKNTGFQLPVKRITVNLSPSHLKKQGTLYDLPIALGILKLSTGIDFPEDWVIFGELSLDGKINPVKGALPIVLSLRNLGYRRFIVPSGNAREAGLVEGVEAYGFGSLKEVVDFLTGNMDAEPVKVDVEELFNSGEVFEVDFSEVYGQHQAKRAMEIAAAGFHPVALVGPPGAGKSMLAKRLITIMPPLTFEEAVEITHIYSVAGLLDEDKPLITKRPFRNPLTNASDSALVGGGTVPQPGEISLAHRGVLFLDEFPEFSRKAIEALRQPLEDGRVTVSRVGGRITFPAEFLLVVAMNPCPCGNYGNPYKACVCSPVQLKAYQSRISGPIIDRIDLKVWINPVEREDLLKMSSEESSAQIRERVIKAIEIQRERFKDSKTKYNSRMTNQEVKKHCIMTQEAQSLLKGAVERLNLTGRGYMKTLKVARTIADLEGEEKIASHHLAEALQFRMKERSPII; encoded by the coding sequence ATGTTTTGCAGGATAAAAAGTGGAGGAGTTCTGGGAATAGACGGCTATGAGGTGGACGTGGAGGTAGACATATCAAATGGACTGCCTCAGTTTTCCATAGTTGGTCTTGCTGACAAAGCGATAAATGAGGCAAGAGACAGGGTCAGGTCCGCACTCAAAAACACCGGATTTCAACTTCCCGTAAAAAGGATAACGGTAAATCTCTCTCCATCGCATCTTAAAAAACAGGGAACTCTTTATGACCTGCCCATAGCTCTTGGTATATTAAAACTTTCCACTGGCATAGATTTCCCTGAAGACTGGGTGATTTTCGGTGAGCTCTCTCTTGATGGGAAGATAAATCCCGTTAAGGGGGCCCTACCCATAGTGCTATCTCTCAGGAATCTTGGCTACAGACGCTTTATAGTTCCCTCCGGTAATGCGAGGGAAGCGGGTCTTGTGGAAGGGGTAGAAGCATATGGATTTGGAAGCCTGAAAGAGGTTGTAGATTTTCTTACGGGCAATATGGATGCAGAGCCTGTAAAGGTGGATGTGGAAGAGCTCTTCAATTCTGGAGAAGTCTTTGAGGTAGACTTTAGCGAAGTATACGGACAGCACCAGGCAAAGAGAGCCATGGAAATCGCCGCGGCGGGTTTTCACCCAGTCGCTCTTGTTGGTCCCCCAGGAGCTGGAAAGAGTATGCTGGCAAAGAGACTAATAACCATAATGCCGCCTCTGACCTTTGAAGAAGCTGTAGAGATAACCCACATATACAGCGTGGCCGGTCTTCTTGATGAGGATAAACCTCTTATCACAAAGAGACCCTTCAGAAACCCCCTGACAAACGCATCCGACTCAGCCCTTGTTGGTGGTGGCACAGTGCCACAGCCTGGAGAGATTTCTCTTGCCCACAGGGGAGTTCTTTTTCTTGATGAGTTTCCAGAATTCAGCAGAAAGGCAATAGAAGCTCTCAGGCAACCTCTTGAAGATGGAAGAGTAACTGTGTCAAGAGTGGGCGGCAGAATAACATTCCCGGCTGAGTTTTTGCTGGTAGTGGCCATGAACCCATGCCCATGTGGAAACTATGGAAACCCATATAAGGCCTGTGTGTGCTCGCCAGTGCAGTTAAAGGCTTACCAGTCAAGAATATCAGGTCCCATAATAGATAGGATAGACCTCAAAGTATGGATAAACCCAGTAGAGAGAGAAGATTTACTTAAAATGAGCTCTGAAGAAAGTTCTGCACAGATAAGGGAAAGGGTCATAAAAGCCATTGAAATACAGAGAGAGAGGTTTAAAGACAGTAAAACAAAATACAACTCACGCATGACAAACCAAGAGGTGAAAAAACACTGCATAATGACTCAGGAAGCCCAATCCCTTCTAAAAGGTGCAGTGGAAAGGCTCAATCTCACCGGCAGAGGCTATATGAAAACACTCAAGGTGGCAAGAACCATAGCAGACCTCGAAGGAGAAGAGAAAATCGCCAGCCATCACCTTGCAGAAGCCCTTCAGTTCAGGATGAAGGAAAGGTCACCGATAATATGA
- a CDS encoding Uma2 family endonuclease — MAVKGGKRVIKKSEKRRVPEVLIYEMKRGKPIYYRDYQKVLSGEKTPEEVMGSSKIQWFILYLIYSYLVQKLDRNRYIIATNEAGFKTTKGSWRNLDIAIFEKEKLLREGIDHRYTAVAPEVVIEIDTKADLTKYGDFMNYCREKTQELLDAGVKKVIWYTTFDKKVMIAEEGKKWFITGWDEEVEIIEDIKINLQNLLEEEIEG, encoded by the coding sequence ATGGCAGTAAAAGGTGGAAAAAGAGTAATCAAGAAATCGGAGAAGCGAAGAGTCCCAGAGGTCTTGATATACGAAATGAAAAGGGGCAAGCCCATATACTACCGCGATTATCAGAAAGTTCTGTCTGGGGAAAAAACTCCGGAGGAGGTTATGGGAAGCAGTAAGATTCAGTGGTTCATCCTTTACCTGATCTATTCGTATTTAGTGCAAAAACTCGACAGGAATAGGTATATTATAGCAACCAATGAAGCTGGCTTTAAAACCACAAAAGGAAGCTGGCGTAATCTTGACATAGCCATCTTTGAAAAGGAAAAGCTCCTCAGAGAAGGCATAGACCACAGATACACCGCAGTTGCCCCAGAGGTAGTTATAGAAATAGACACAAAGGCTGACCTGACAAAGTATGGAGACTTCATGAACTACTGCAGGGAAAAAACTCAGGAACTGCTGGACGCAGGTGTAAAAAAGGTCATATGGTATACCACCTTTGATAAAAAGGTAATGATAGCAGAAGAGGGCAAAAAATGGTTCATTACAGGCTGGGATGAAGAGGTTGAGATAATAGAGGATATAAAAATAAACCTGCAAAATTTACTTGAGGAGGAGATAGAAGGTTAA